One segment of Pantoea sp. Lij88 DNA contains the following:
- the btuC gene encoding vitamin B12 ABC transporter permease BtuC, with protein MSLLDSFARQADRRGQKWLIALAITLSVLLCLSLCAGDSWIAPSAWFTESGRLFVWQLRLPRSLAVVLVGASLAVCGVVMQALFTNPLAEPGLLGVSNGAGIGLVLGVLLGSGSLWSLGLAAMAGALIITLILLHFAHRQLSVSRLLLTGVALGIICSAIMTWAVYFSTSLDLRQLMYWMMGGFSGIDWRYGWMLLALLPVLLALVATGPILNLLALGETSARQLGLSLFYWRNLLVLAMGWLVGISVAMAGAIGFVGLVIPHLLRLSGISDHRYLLPASALAGAAVLLAADIVARLALTSAELPIGVVTATLGAPLFIILLVKSSR; from the coding sequence ATGTCTCTGCTCGACTCGTTCGCGCGCCAGGCCGATCGGCGCGGCCAGAAATGGCTGATTGCGCTGGCCATTACGCTTTCTGTACTGCTCTGTCTCAGCCTTTGTGCCGGAGACAGCTGGATCGCGCCCTCAGCGTGGTTCACCGAGAGCGGCAGACTCTTTGTCTGGCAGCTACGGCTGCCCCGCAGCCTGGCGGTGGTGCTGGTAGGCGCGTCACTGGCGGTATGCGGTGTCGTGATGCAGGCGCTGTTTACCAATCCGCTGGCGGAGCCCGGACTGCTTGGCGTGTCGAACGGAGCCGGTATCGGCCTGGTACTTGGCGTGCTGCTGGGCAGTGGCTCGCTGTGGAGCCTCGGACTGGCGGCGATGGCCGGTGCACTGATTATTACGCTTATCCTGCTGCATTTTGCGCATCGTCAGCTCTCTGTCTCCCGGCTGTTGCTGACCGGCGTGGCGCTGGGGATTATCTGCAGTGCCATCATGACCTGGGCGGTCTACTTCAGCACCAGTCTGGATCTGCGTCAGCTGATGTACTGGATGATGGGGGGATTCAGCGGAATTGACTGGCGCTATGGCTGGATGCTGCTGGCCCTGCTGCCCGTATTGCTGGCGCTGGTGGCGACCGGGCCGATTCTCAATCTGCTGGCCCTGGGCGAGACATCCGCCCGCCAGCTCGGACTGTCACTCTTCTACTGGCGCAACCTGCTGGTGCTGGCGATGGGCTGGCTGGTGGGCATCAGCGTCGCGATGGCCGGTGCCATTGGTTTTGTCGGGCTGGTTATCCCGCATCTGCTGCGTCTGAGCGGCATCAGCGATCACCGTTATCTGCTGCCGGCCTCGGCGCTGGCGGGTGCGGCTGTGCTACTGGCCGCCGATATTGTGGCACGTCTGGCGCTGACGTCGGCGGAATTGCCGATTGGCGTCGTGACCGCGACACTGGGCGCGCCGCTGTTTATTATTTTACTGGTGAAATCTTCGCGCTAG
- the ihfA gene encoding integration host factor subunit alpha, producing the protein MALTKAEMSEYLFEKLGLSKRDAKELVELFFEEVRRALENGEQVKLSGFGNFDLRDKNQRPGRNPKTGEDIPITARRVVTFRPGQKLKSRVENATPKETD; encoded by the coding sequence ATGGCGCTTACAAAAGCTGAGATGTCAGAGTACCTGTTTGAGAAACTCGGGCTGAGCAAACGCGATGCCAAAGAGTTAGTAGAGCTGTTTTTCGAAGAGGTACGTCGCGCTTTGGAGAATGGAGAACAGGTAAAACTGTCTGGGTTTGGTAATTTTGACCTGCGTGACAAGAACCAGCGTCCTGGCAGAAACCCGAAAACGGGTGAAGATATTCCGATTACTGCGCGTCGCGTAGTAACGTTCCGCCCAGGACAGAAGCTGAAAAGCCGCGTAGAGAACGCTACACCCAAAGAGACTGACTGA
- the pheT gene encoding phenylalanine--tRNA ligase subunit beta has translation MKFSELWLREWVNPALDSAALSEQITMAGLEVDGVDPVAGAFHGVVVGEVVECGQHPNADKLRVTKINVGGDRLLDIVCGAPNCRQGLKVAVATVGAVLPGDFKIKAAKLRGEPSEGMLCSFSELGISDDHNGIIELPADAPIGTDIRAYLQLDDNTIEISVTPNRADCLGLIGIARDVAVLNGLPLNVPEMQPVAATLNEIFPIQVDAKEACPRYLGRVVKGINVKASTPLWMKEKLRRCGIRSIDPVVDITNYVLLELGQPMHAFDLDRIDGGIVVRMAKEGEKLTLLDGTEASLQSDTLVIADHQKALAMAGIFGGEHSGVNGETQNILFECAYFDPLSITGRARRHGLHTDASHRYERGVDPALQHTALERATQLLLSICGGEAGPIIDQTHQAALPVPATLTLRREKLDRLIGHVIADEQVTDILTRLGCEVTVSEGQWQAIAPSWRFDMAIEEDLVEEVARIYGYNNIPDVPVKAALVMTQHREANLSLKRAKTLLVDKGYQEAITYSFVDPKIQQLLHPGEEALLLPSPISSDMSTMRLSLWTGLLSAVVYNQNRQQSRVRLFESGLRFVPDTQADLGIRQDLMLAGVISGNRVEEHWDLARQTVDFYDLKGDLESLLDLTGKLDDISFRAEANPALHPGQSAAIYLHDEHIGFIGVVHPELERKLDLNGRTLVFELLWNKVADRVLPDAREISRFPANRRDIAVVVAENVPAADIIAECKKVGVNQVVGVNLFDVYRGKGVSEGYKSLAISLILQDTSRTLEEEEIAATVGKCVAALKERFQATLRD, from the coding sequence ATGAAATTCAGTGAACTCTGGTTACGCGAATGGGTAAATCCAGCCCTGGACAGCGCCGCGCTGTCTGAGCAAATCACCATGGCCGGTCTGGAAGTGGACGGCGTTGATCCGGTTGCCGGTGCATTCCACGGCGTCGTGGTCGGTGAAGTAGTGGAGTGCGGCCAGCACCCGAATGCTGACAAGCTGCGTGTGACTAAAATCAACGTGGGCGGCGATCGCCTGCTGGATATCGTCTGTGGCGCGCCGAACTGCCGTCAGGGACTGAAAGTCGCCGTTGCGACCGTGGGCGCCGTGCTGCCAGGCGATTTCAAAATCAAAGCGGCCAAACTGCGTGGCGAACCGTCTGAAGGCATGCTCTGCTCATTCTCCGAGCTGGGTATTTCCGACGATCACAACGGCATCATCGAACTGCCCGCCGATGCGCCGATTGGCACCGACATCCGTGCGTACCTGCAGCTCGATGACAACACCATTGAAATCAGCGTCACACCTAACCGCGCCGACTGCCTGGGCCTGATCGGTATCGCCCGTGATGTCGCGGTACTCAACGGTTTACCGCTGAACGTGCCGGAGATGCAGCCGGTCGCAGCCACGCTGAACGAAATTTTCCCGATTCAGGTTGACGCAAAAGAAGCCTGTCCGCGCTATCTGGGCCGTGTCGTGAAAGGGATCAACGTTAAGGCGTCAACGCCGCTGTGGATGAAAGAGAAACTGCGTCGCTGCGGCATTCGCTCCATCGATCCGGTTGTGGATATCACCAACTACGTTCTGCTGGAGCTGGGTCAGCCAATGCACGCCTTCGACCTTGACCGGATTGACGGCGGTATTGTGGTGCGCATGGCGAAAGAGGGCGAAAAGCTGACGCTGCTGGATGGGACTGAAGCCAGCCTGCAGAGTGATACCTTAGTGATCGCCGATCATCAGAAAGCGCTGGCGATGGCCGGTATCTTTGGTGGCGAACATTCGGGTGTGAACGGCGAAACGCAGAACATCCTGTTCGAGTGCGCGTACTTTGATCCGCTCTCTATCACCGGCCGCGCCCGTCGCCACGGTCTGCATACCGACGCGTCACATCGCTACGAGCGTGGCGTTGATCCGGCGCTGCAACACACCGCGCTGGAGCGTGCTACCCAGCTGCTGCTGTCCATCTGCGGCGGTGAAGCGGGCCCGATCATCGATCAAACCCATCAGGCAGCGCTACCTGTCCCGGCGACCCTTACGCTGCGTCGTGAAAAGCTGGACCGTCTGATTGGTCACGTGATTGCGGATGAGCAGGTTACTGACATTCTGACCCGCCTTGGCTGTGAAGTGACCGTGAGTGAAGGGCAGTGGCAGGCCATCGCCCCGAGCTGGCGCTTCGATATGGCGATCGAAGAAGATCTGGTTGAAGAAGTGGCCCGTATCTACGGCTACAACAATATTCCGGATGTGCCGGTAAAGGCCGCTCTGGTGATGACTCAGCACCGCGAAGCGAACCTGTCGCTGAAACGTGCAAAAACTCTGCTGGTAGATAAAGGTTATCAGGAAGCGATTACCTATAGCTTCGTCGATCCGAAAATCCAGCAGCTGCTGCACCCGGGCGAAGAGGCGCTGTTACTGCCTAGCCCAATCTCCAGCGATATGTCGACGATGCGTCTCTCTCTCTGGACCGGTCTGCTCAGCGCGGTGGTTTATAACCAGAACCGTCAGCAGAGCCGCGTCCGCCTGTTTGAGAGCGGCTTACGCTTTGTGCCGGATACCCAGGCCGATTTAGGCATCCGTCAGGATCTTATGCTGGCTGGCGTCATCAGCGGTAACCGCGTTGAAGAGCACTGGGATCTGGCGCGTCAGACAGTTGACTTCTATGATTTGAAAGGCGATTTAGAGTCGCTGCTCGATTTAACCGGCAAACTGGATGACATCAGCTTCCGGGCTGAAGCGAATCCGGCGTTGCATCCAGGACAGAGCGCGGCGATTTATTTGCATGATGAACATATCGGATTTATCGGCGTGGTTCATCCTGAGCTGGAACGTAAGCTTGATCTCAATGGCCGCACCTTAGTCTTTGAACTGCTTTGGAATAAGGTCGCAGACCGCGTCCTGCCTGACGCGCGCGAGATTTCTCGCTTCCCGGCAAACCGTCGTGATATTGCCGTTGTGGTGGCTGAAAACGTCCCTGCAGCAGATATCATCGCGGAGTGTAAGAAAGTTGGCGTAAATCAGGTAGTTGGCGTAAACTTGTTTGACGTGTACCGCGGTAAGGGCGTTTCTGAGGGCTACAAGAGCCTCGCAATCAGCCTGATTTTGCAGGATACCAGCCGGACACTCGAAGAAGAGGAGATTGCCGCGACCGTTGGCAAATGCGTTGCGGCATTAAAAGAGCGATTCCAGGCAACCTTGAGGGATTGA
- the pheS gene encoding phenylalanine--tRNA ligase subunit alpha, protein MSQLAELVASATAAIDGATDIAALDAVRVEYLGKKGHLTLQMTTLRELPAEERPAAGAVINEAKQQVTERLNARKDALESAVLNARLAEETIDVSLPGRRIENGGLHPVTRTMDRIETFFGELGFAVMTGPEIEDDYHNFDALNIPAHHPARADHDTFWFDATRLLRTQTSGVQIRTMKAQQPPIRIIAPGRVYRNDYDQTHTPMFHQMEGLIVDKNISFTNLKGTLHDFLNNFFEEDLQIRFRPSYFPFTEPSAEVDVMGKNGKWLEVLGCGMVHPNVLRNVGIDPEVYSGFAFGMGMERLTMLRYGVTDLRAFFENDLRFLKQFK, encoded by the coding sequence ATGTCCCAACTCGCAGAACTGGTGGCCAGCGCCACGGCGGCCATCGACGGGGCGACGGATATCGCCGCCCTTGACGCGGTGCGCGTCGAATACCTGGGTAAGAAAGGACATCTGACACTGCAGATGACGACGTTGCGCGAGCTGCCAGCAGAAGAGCGTCCTGCCGCGGGTGCGGTAATCAACGAAGCAAAACAGCAGGTCACTGAGCGCCTGAATGCACGCAAAGATGCCCTGGAATCCGCGGTGCTGAATGCCCGTCTGGCGGAAGAGACCATCGATGTCTCGCTGCCGGGCCGTCGCATTGAGAATGGCGGCCTGCATCCGGTCACCCGCACCATGGATCGCATTGAAACCTTCTTTGGTGAGTTAGGCTTTGCCGTCATGACCGGACCCGAAATCGAAGATGATTATCATAACTTCGATGCGCTGAACATTCCTGCCCACCATCCGGCGCGTGCCGATCACGATACCTTCTGGTTCGACGCCACGCGTCTGCTGCGTACCCAGACCTCAGGCGTGCAGATCCGTACCATGAAGGCTCAGCAGCCGCCCATCCGCATTATTGCACCGGGTCGCGTCTACCGTAACGATTACGACCAGACACACACGCCGATGTTCCATCAGATGGAAGGGCTGATCGTTGATAAAAACATCAGCTTTACCAACCTGAAAGGTACGCTGCACGATTTCCTGAACAACTTCTTCGAAGAAGATTTGCAGATTCGTTTCCGTCCATCCTACTTCCCGTTTACTGAGCCCTCCGCAGAAGTGGACGTCATGGGTAAAAACGGCAAATGGCTGGAAGTGCTGGGTTGCGGCATGGTTCACCCTAACGTGCTGCGCAATGTCGGCATCGATCCGGAAGTCTACTCCGGCTTCGCCTTTGGTATGGGCATGGAGCGTCTGACCATGTTGCGCTACGGCGTGACCGATCTGCGTGCTTTCTTCGAAAATGATTTACGTTTCCTCAAACAATTTAAGTAA
- the pheM gene encoding pheST operon leader peptide PheM, with the protein MNAAIFRFFFYFSA; encoded by the coding sequence ATGAATGCTGCTATTTTCCGTTTCTTTTTTTACTTTAGCGCCTGA
- the rplT gene encoding 50S ribosomal protein L20: MARVKRGVVARARHKKILKQAKGYYGARSRVYRVAFQAVIKAGQYAYRDRRQRKRQFRQLWIARINAAARQNGMSYSRFINGLKKAAIEIDRKILADIAVFDKVAFSALVEKAKSALA, from the coding sequence ATGGCTCGTGTAAAACGTGGTGTAGTTGCTCGCGCACGTCACAAAAAAATCTTAAAACAAGCTAAAGGCTATTACGGTGCACGTTCACGTGTTTACCGCGTTGCCTTCCAGGCTGTTATCAAAGCTGGTCAGTATGCTTACCGTGACCGTCGTCAACGTAAGCGTCAGTTCCGTCAGCTGTGGATCGCGCGTATCAACGCAGCGGCTCGTCAGAACGGCATGTCTTACAGCCGTTTCATCAATGGTCTGAAAAAAGCAGCCATTGAGATTGACCGTAAGATCCTGGCAGACATCGCAGTATTCGATAAAGTGGCATTCTCTGCACTGGTCGAAAAAGCGAAATCAGCCCTGGCGTAA
- the rpmI gene encoding 50S ribosomal protein L35: MPKIKTVRGAAKRFRKTASGGFKRKHANLRHILTKKSTKRKRHLRPKGMVSKGDLGLVIACLPYA; encoded by the coding sequence ATGCCAAAGATTAAAACTGTACGTGGCGCGGCCAAGCGCTTCCGGAAGACCGCTTCTGGCGGCTTCAAGCGTAAACACGCGAACCTGCGTCATATTCTGACTAAAAAATCTACTAAGCGTAAACGTCACCTGCGTCCGAAAGGCATGGTGTCTAAAGGCGATCTGGGTCTGGTAATTGCCTGCCTGCCGTACGCATAA
- the infC gene encoding translation initiation factor IF-3: MKGGKRVLPTRPNKINSEIRATEVRLTGMDGEPIGIVTLREALEKAEEAGGDLVEISPNAEPPVCRIMDYGKFLYEKSKSSKEQKKKQKVIQVKEIKFRPGTDDGDYQVKLRNLIRFLEEGDKAKITLRFRGREMAHQQIGMEVLNRVRKDLCEDLDLAIVESFPSKIEGRQMIMVLAPKKKQ; encoded by the coding sequence ATTAAAGGCGGAAAACGAGTACTACCTACGCGTCCGAACAAAATTAACAGTGAAATCCGTGCTACCGAAGTGCGCTTAACAGGCATGGATGGCGAGCCGATTGGCATTGTCACATTACGCGAAGCTTTGGAAAAAGCCGAGGAAGCGGGCGGCGATTTAGTTGAAATCAGCCCGAATGCCGAACCGCCGGTTTGCCGCATTATGGATTACGGCAAGTTCCTCTATGAAAAAAGCAAATCTTCTAAGGAACAGAAGAAGAAGCAAAAAGTTATTCAGGTTAAGGAAATCAAATTCCGTCCTGGAACCGATGATGGCGACTATCAGGTCAAACTACGCAACCTGATTCGCTTTCTGGAAGAAGGCGATAAAGCCAAAATCACGCTCCGCTTCCGCGGTCGTGAGATGGCGCACCAGCAGATCGGTATGGAAGTGCTTAACCGCGTCCGTAAAGACCTGTGTGAAGATCTGGATTTGGCCATTGTCGAATCCTTCCCTTCGAAGATCGAAGGCCGCCAGATGATCATGGTGCTCGCTCCTAAGAAGAAACAGTAG
- the thrS gene encoding threonine--tRNA ligase, with protein MPVITLPDGSQRVFDRPVSVMDIALDIGPGLAKACIAGRVNGELVDAVDPITEDAAVAIITAKDEAGLEIIRHSCAHLLGHAIKQLWPDTKMAIGPVIDNGFYYDVDIDRTLTQEDIDQLEKRMHQLAETNYDVVKKKVSWQEARDVFAARGEIYKTTILDENISHDDKPGLYHHEEYVDMCRGPHVPNMRFCHHFKLQKISGAYWRGDSNNKMLQRIYGTAWADKKQLAAYLQRLEEAAKRDHRKIGKQLDLYHMQEEAPGMVFWHNDGWTIFRELEVFVRSKLKEYQYQEVKGPFMMDRVLWEKTGHWENYKEAMFTTSSENREYCIKPMNCPGHVQIFNQGLKSYRDLPLRMAEFGSCHRNEPSGALHGLMRVRGFTQDDAHVFCTEEQVRDEVNSCIRMVYDMYSTFGFEKIVVKLSTRPEKRIGTDDMWDRAEEDLAAALNENNIEFEFQPGEGAFYGPKIEFTLYDCLDRAWQCGTVQLDFSLPKRLEATYVGENNDRQTPVMIHRAILGSMERFIGILTEEFAGFFPTWLAPLQVVVMNITDGQAEYVESLTRKLQNAGIRVKADLRNEKIGFKIREHTLRRVPYMLVCGDKEVESGKVAVRTRRGKDLGSMDVDVFVEKLQQEIRSRNLQQLEE; from the coding sequence ATGCCTGTAATTACGCTTCCTGATGGCAGCCAGCGCGTGTTTGACCGCCCTGTCAGTGTGATGGATATTGCGCTCGACATCGGTCCGGGTCTGGCGAAAGCCTGTATCGCTGGTCGCGTTAACGGTGAACTGGTTGATGCTGTTGATCCCATCACCGAAGATGCCGCCGTCGCGATTATTACCGCTAAAGATGAAGCGGGTCTGGAAATCATCCGTCACTCCTGTGCGCACCTGTTAGGGCATGCGATTAAACAGCTGTGGCCGGATACCAAAATGGCGATTGGCCCGGTCATTGATAACGGCTTCTATTATGATGTCGACATCGATCGTACCCTGACCCAGGAAGATATCGACCAGCTGGAAAAGCGCATGCATCAGTTGGCTGAAACCAACTACGATGTGGTGAAGAAGAAGGTCAGCTGGCAGGAAGCACGCGACGTCTTTGCGGCGCGCGGCGAGATTTACAAGACCACCATTCTTGATGAAAACATCAGCCATGACGATAAGCCTGGCCTGTATCATCACGAAGAATATGTCGACATGTGCCGCGGTCCGCACGTGCCGAATATGCGGTTCTGCCATCATTTTAAACTGCAGAAGATCTCCGGTGCCTACTGGCGCGGCGACAGCAACAACAAAATGCTGCAGCGTATTTATGGCACCGCATGGGCAGACAAAAAGCAGCTGGCAGCCTATCTGCAGCGTCTGGAAGAGGCGGCGAAGCGTGACCATCGTAAGATTGGTAAGCAGCTGGATCTCTACCACATGCAGGAAGAAGCACCGGGCATGGTCTTCTGGCATAATGACGGCTGGACCATCTTCCGCGAGCTGGAAGTGTTTGTCCGCAGCAAGTTAAAAGAGTACCAGTACCAGGAAGTGAAAGGTCCCTTCATGATGGATCGCGTCCTGTGGGAAAAAACCGGGCACTGGGAAAACTATAAAGAAGCGATGTTCACCACCTCATCTGAGAACCGTGAATATTGCATTAAACCGATGAACTGTCCTGGGCATGTTCAGATCTTTAATCAGGGTCTGAAATCCTACCGTGACCTGCCGCTGCGTATGGCAGAGTTTGGTAGTTGTCATCGTAATGAGCCATCAGGCGCGCTGCACGGTCTGATGCGCGTACGTGGTTTTACCCAGGATGATGCACACGTCTTCTGTACAGAAGAGCAGGTGCGTGACGAAGTGAACAGCTGTATCCGCATGGTTTATGACATGTACAGCACCTTCGGCTTTGAAAAGATTGTGGTGAAGCTATCCACCCGTCCTGAAAAGCGCATCGGAACAGACGACATGTGGGATCGTGCCGAGGAAGACCTGGCTGCTGCGCTGAACGAAAACAATATTGAGTTTGAGTTCCAGCCAGGCGAAGGCGCCTTCTACGGTCCTAAAATTGAGTTCACTTTGTACGATTGTCTTGATCGCGCCTGGCAGTGCGGAACCGTTCAGCTAGACTTCTCCCTGCCAAAACGCCTTGAAGCAACCTACGTGGGTGAAAACAATGATCGCCAGACGCCAGTGATGATTCACCGTGCGATTCTGGGGTCAATGGAGCGTTTCATCGGTATTCTTACCGAAGAATTTGCCGGTTTCTTCCCAACCTGGCTGGCACCGCTGCAAGTTGTGGTAATGAATATTACCGATGGACAAGCAGAATATGTTGAGTCTTTGACGCGTAAGCTGCAGAATGCTGGCATTCGTGTGAAGGCAGACTTGAGAAATGAGAAGATAGGCTTTAAAATCCGCGAGCACACATTACGTCGCGTCCCTTATATGTTGGTCTGCGGTGATAAAGAGGTGGAATCTGGCAAAGTTGCCGTTCGCACCCGCCGTGGCAAAGACCTTGGGTCGATGGATGTCGATGTGTTTGTTGAGAAACTTCAGCAAGAGATTCGCAGCCGAAATCTTCAACAATTGGAGGAATAA
- a CDS encoding DUF481 domain-containing protein codes for MKAYNKLSAVLLLSAGAFCHQALADNAVFTSMDDPSTAKKPFEGSAAAGYLAQTGNTTSSSLTAQTNMTWYQSSMAYSLWGNAANTSSNDERSSETYNIGGRSRYNLNSYDYLFGQASWLSDRFNGYDSRDVLTAGYGRQILNGPVHSLRAEFGPGVRYDDYHAGGHQTKALGYGAVSYQWQLTDTTKFVQGVSVLSSFGEDTTVNSETGLQVAINSHFALKLAYNVSWNNHPAESAPERTDTKTSVMLSYAM; via the coding sequence ATGAAAGCCTATAACAAGCTGTCTGCTGTTCTTTTGCTCTCCGCCGGAGCTTTTTGTCACCAGGCACTGGCCGATAACGCCGTATTTACCTCAATGGATGACCCTTCCACGGCCAAAAAGCCGTTTGAAGGTTCTGCTGCTGCGGGATACCTGGCGCAAACCGGTAACACCACCAGTTCATCACTGACTGCGCAGACCAATATGACCTGGTATCAGTCATCGATGGCTTACAGCTTGTGGGGTAACGCAGCCAACACCTCGTCAAACGATGAGCGCTCCTCTGAGACTTACAACATCGGTGGCCGTTCACGCTATAACCTCAACTCCTATGACTACCTGTTTGGACAGGCGAGCTGGTTAAGCGATCGTTTCAATGGCTACGATTCACGTGACGTGCTGACTGCCGGTTATGGTCGTCAGATTCTGAATGGTCCGGTGCACTCGCTGCGTGCGGAATTTGGTCCGGGTGTCCGCTATGACGACTACCATGCGGGCGGTCATCAGACTAAAGCACTGGGCTATGGCGCAGTCAGCTATCAGTGGCAGTTGACCGACACCACCAAATTTGTTCAGGGCGTGTCAGTACTGAGCAGCTTCGGAGAAGACACCACGGTGAACTCTGAAACCGGCCTGCAGGTGGCGATCAACAGCCATTTCGCGCTGAAACTCGCCTACAACGTCAGCTGGAATAATCATCCTGCTGAATCTGCGCCGGAACGTACCGACACCAAAACCTCGGTCATGCTCTCTTACGCGATGTAA
- the ghoS gene encoding type V toxin-antitoxin system endoribonuclease antitoxin GhoS — translation MSSNELTRYIVTFHYQESGLSDILELTSAMTAAGFTTTLADDSGHPHELGTNSYGIVSTLDADDLRQQVTAAGESALGQKPEVTVTTFEAYLRDAADHRPAASAPE, via the coding sequence ATGAGCAGCAATGAATTGACCCGCTATATCGTGACCTTTCATTATCAGGAATCGGGATTAAGTGACATCCTGGAGCTGACCAGCGCGATGACCGCCGCCGGTTTTACGACCACGCTGGCGGATGACAGTGGCCATCCCCATGAACTGGGAACCAACAGCTATGGCATTGTCAGTACGCTGGACGCGGACGATCTGCGTCAGCAGGTCACCGCGGCCGGTGAAAGTGCGCTGGGACAAAAACCTGAAGTGACCGTCACGACCTTCGAAGCGTATCTGCGCGACGCCGCCGATCAT